The following coding sequences lie in one Lolium perenne isolate Kyuss_39 chromosome 2, Kyuss_2.0, whole genome shotgun sequence genomic window:
- the LOC127328827 gene encoding uncharacterized protein, producing the protein MSADKKEEYLMKLRIGRQQVKDAAPNAGRPCSQNITGKNLLASFDQTEKPAHTTCDNIDEPTQLAGVCTPLNDQALSAPTDVNLERKKSNSTSWYSRLSAEKKKEYLHKQKIARQQKKAAALTVQGQSCSETHDIGKNTTRRERERARREMLTSSEIEVINAERRSHRQNLSPGKRATMLANRNAKAVAKRNTPCAQSIAMKCPLSLQSESNLLFPPTVTNPSPTVEASAAAHASQSVCTSNHKDRDRREYLSEDIRH; encoded by the exons ATGTCTGCTGACAAGAAAGAAGAATACCTAATGAAGCTGCGGATAGGACGCCAACAAGTTAAGGATGCAGCTCCAAATGCTG GTAGACCGTGTTCTCAAAACATTACCGGAAAAAATCTCCTCGCTTCCTTCGATCAAACTGAGAAGCCTGCACATACCACGTGTGACAATATTGACGAACCAACTCAGCTTGCAG GAGTGTGTACCCCGTTAAATGACCAAGCACTATCCGCTCCTACAGATGTAAATCTGGAACGAAAAAAAAGTAATAGTACCAGTTGGTATTCACGATTATCTGCTGAGAAGAAAAAAGAATACCTACATAAACAAAAGATTGCACGACAACAAAAAAAGGCTGCAGCTCTTACTGTGCAAG GTCAATCATGTTCAGAGACGCATGACATTGGCAAAAATACTACTAGGCGAGAGCGTGAACGAGCACGTCGGGAAATGCTAACATCAAGTGAGATAGAAGTCATTAATGCAGAACGAAGATCTCACAGGCAGAACCTATCACCCGGGAAGAGGGCAACTATGCTAGCTAATCGCAATGCAAAAGCCGTGGCTAAGCGGAACACTCCATGCGCTCAATCCATCGCGATGAAGTGCCCTCTTAGTTTGCAATCAGAATCAAACTTGTTGTTCCCACCAACAGTCACAAACCCCTCACCCACCGTGGAGGCATCCGCTGCAGCTCATGCGTCACAATCAGTGTGCACGTCCAACCACAAAGACCGAGATCGACG CGAATACCTAAGCGAGGACATTAGACACTGA
- the LOC139835197 gene encoding uncharacterized protein: MQVADMRQKNAHRRANRQNIPHGERHAHQERSNARFTAKQNTPHAESIIMSCPGASTSSAPNPSSIRQASPPESARETTKDYTVGTDGDMEAFLARLMEENPNPTNLMDEEYYLFAGEGSDTNDMDFEEPESNGTGSVDEDPFDFVYSNLPDSTHILKHADNCLLCTAKKFEYETDGFCCRNGQTELLEPEPIPELMRLWSSSDADSRHFRDSIRFFNGHFSFTTLGVSLDNNYTNMKSGVYTFRAHKTMYHNVHSFGPGSRPEHLQLYFYDDDPNLDHRKKSTENLDQSVVKMLVDILKENPYSKQLRRLGAQTENLDEYRIELNTDQKLDQRRYNKPISDEVAAIWVEGSNLAKRFERSIILHGNNNEKYSIQATQGCYDPLSYPLFFPNGELGWHPNIPKFGVSYEAAQRSRANRDNDAGLISPFLLHVVPFNSQLLPNIFLFFAFLQKEEAGCASL, translated from the exons ATGCAAGTTGCAGATATGCGACAGAAGAATGCACATCGGAGAGCAAACAGACAAAACATACCACATGGGGAGAGGCATGCACATCAAGAACGTTCGAATGCTCGTTTCACGGCTAAGCAGAACACCCCACACGCCGAATCCATAATAATGTCATGCCCCGGTGCATCTACCTCATCTGCGCCCAACCCGTCGTCAATCAGACAAGCATCACCTCCAGAATCAGCTAGGGAAACCACAAAAGATTACACTGTCGGGACAGACG GTGATATGGAGGCGTTTCTTGCCAGGCTCATGGAGGAGAATCCCAACCCAACCAACCTAATGGACGAGGAATATTATCTATTCGCCGGTGAAG GTTCCGACACTAATGACATGGACTTTGAGGAACCAGAGTCGAACGGCACAGGCTCTGTAGACGAGGATCCTTTTGACTTTGTGTACTCAAACCTGCCAGACAGCACACACATCCTTAAGCACGCCGACAACTGCTTGCTATGCACAGCCAAGAAATTCGAGTACGAGACCGATGGTTTCTGCTGTCGGAATGGGCAAACCGAGTTGCTTGAACCGGAACCTATACCGGAGCTCATGAGGCTCTGGTCTAGCTCTGATGCGGACTCTCGGCATTTCAGGGACAGCATCCGGTTCTTCAACGGACACTTCTCCTTCACAACCCTTGGCGTCAGCCTCGACAACAACTATACAAACATGAAGTCCGGGGTGTACACATTTCGGGCACATAAAACCATGTACCACAACGTGCATTCGTTCGGGCCAGGTTCTCGTCCGGAACATCTGCAACTGTACTTCTACGATGATGACCCGAACCTAGACCATCGTAAGAAATCTACCGAGAATTTAGATCAGTCCGTCGTCAAGATGTTAGTGGACATCCTGAAAGAAAATCCATACTCCAAACAATTAAGGAGATTAGGAGCCCAGACGGAAAACCTCGATGAGTACCGGATAGAGCTGAACACTGACCAGAAGCTAGACCAAAGGAGATATAACAAACCTATATCAGATGAGGTAGCTGCTATTTGGGTTGAGGGTAGCAACCTAGCGAAAAGGTTTGAGCGAAGCATTATCCTCCATGGTAATAACAATGAGAAATACAGTATACAAGCCACACAGGGCTGTTACGACCCGCTCTCATACCCCCTGTTCTTCCCAAATGGGGAGCTCGGGTGGCATCCTAATATACCAAAATTTGGTGTGTCATATGAAGCTGCGCAAAGGTCAAGAGCAAACCGGGATAACGATGCAGGTTTGATTTCACCTTTCTTACTACATGTTGTACCTTTTAATTCCCAATTGTTGCCTaatattttccttttttttgccTTTCtacagaaggaagaagcaggttgtGCGTCTCTGTGA
- the LOC139835573 gene encoding uncharacterized protein, translated as MYIKIEGCRLNWVRDHQKEIRADLYKGIVDSITAGETRASAVGIRTVLPWSFKGGYRDMKKRHMDAMALVQTYGKPDIFLTMTCNPNWQEILDDLYPGQTPQDRPDLVARVFRAKLETMKEMLLKNHILGVVKAHDGVCKCRYPRAFNETTVQGKDSYPVYRRRKDGRHAKVRGQILDNRWVVPYNPYLLRMFNCHINVEVCSSIKAVKYLYKYIYKGHDRTSFNIDQPDNDGNIDEIKRYVDARWVTPPEAMWRIFGFKLCDNSPSVLQLPLHLPYMHRVTFKAGENLTDVLARDKAESSMLTEYFVANNNHPWARHILYRDFPGSFTWQTSKYWKPRQERHQVGRVVSAHPAEGDRYFLRVLLNHVPGSTSFDDLKTVDGVLCGSFRQAAEMRGLIDADNTLDDCLTES; from the exons ATGTACATCAAGATAGAGGGTTGCAGGTTGAACTGGGTTAGGGACCATCAGAAGGAGATACGTGCTGACCTGTATAAAGGCATTGTTGATAGCATCACTGCAGGAGAAACTCGAGCGAGCGCTGTTGGCATAAGGACGGTGCTCCCATGGTCGTTCAAGGGTGGTTATCGAGACATGAAGAAGAGACATATGGACGCAATGGCATTGGTGCAAACATACGGCAAGCCTGACATTTTCCTAACAATGACTTGCAACCCAAACTGGCAGGAGATACTTGATGATTTATATCCTGGCCAGACCCCGCAAGATCGACCAGATCTGGTTGCCCGTGTGTTTAGAGCAAAACTGGAAACGATGAAGGAGATGCTCCTCAAGAATCACATCCTGGGTGTTGTCAAAGCACAT GATGGGGTGTGCAAGTGCAGATACCCGCGAGCTTTCAATGAGACCACCGTACAAGGGAAGGACTCCTACCCTGTTTATCGCAGACGGAAAGATGGTCGTCACGCTAAGGTCCGTGGCCAGATTCTGGACAATAGATGGGTTGTGCCTTATAACCCATACTTGTTGCGGATGTTTAACTGCCACATCAATGTTGAGGTGTGCTCCAGCATCAAGGCTGTTAAGTACCTTTATAAGTACATATACAAGGGCCACGATCGGACTTCGTTCAACATCGACCAGCCCGACAATGACGGTAACATAGATGAGATCAAAAGATATGTTGACGCACGGTGGGTTACTCCACCGGAGGCCATGTGGAGGATATTTGGCTTCAAGCTCTGTGATAACTCACCATCGGTCCTACAGCTGCCGCTTCATCTCCCATATATGCACAGAGTTACTTTCAAAGCAGGAGAAAATCTGACTGATGTTCTCGCACGGGATAAGGCAGAGAGTTCAATGCTCACAGAGTATTTTGTGGCTAACAATAATCACCCGTGGGCTCGACATATTTTGTACAGggattttcccggaagcttcacaTGGCAAACGTCAAAGTATTGGAAGCCAAGGCAAGAACGTCATCAAGTTGGTCGAGTTGTGTCAGCCCATCCAGCCGAGGGGGATCGATACTTCCTGAGGGTGCTGCTAAACCACGTACCAGGATCGACGTCCTTCGATGATCTGAAGACCGTCGATGGTGTCTTGTGTGGCAGCTTTCGCCAAGCCGCTGAGATGAGAGGTCTCATAGATGCAGATAACACGCTCGACGATTGTCTCACCGAGTCGTAA
- the LOC139835574 gene encoding uncharacterized protein: MSDDFRRHHTSPNIVEQKVLLDISGMLQSMGKDIKMFDLPDIDETYDTTGGEAREIIEERNIEVDSRDENLESSLNPEQRCAYAKILSAVDSAEGGVFFVDGPGGTGKTFLYRALLAKVRGQKKIAIATATSGVAASIMPGGRTAHSRFKIPLNLEDGSSCNFTKQSGTAKLLRMASLILWDEATMTKRQAVEALDNSMRDIMGRRDLPFGGKTIVFGGDFRQVLPVVRKGSRAEIIDAALRSSYLWKGMHQLPLVTNMRAHSDKWFADYLLRVGNGTEEADMEGNIRLPEDICIPSTDMDKDDLEKLIEHVFPSLSDNMDDPNYMTSRAILSTKNDYVDGINKIMIKRFNGKEKIYHSFDSAEDDPHGYYAQEFLHSLTPNGLPPHELKLKINCPVILLRNIDPANGLCNGTRLVVRGFQKNAIDAEIVLGQHAGNRLSFGMTINKAQGQTIPTVGVYLPEPVFSHGQLYVALSRATAKVNIKILVVKKKDKGKEIVNGPLGKGKANGSDQTNNTKKRKRDDLLEHFISECHKALNGDVETSGPDWQHI; encoded by the exons ATGTCTGATGACTTCCGGCGACATCACACGAGCCCAAACATAGTAGAGCAGAAGGTGTTGCTTGACATTAGTGGCATGTTGCAATCCATGGGCAAAGACATAAAGATGTTTGATCTTCCCGATATAGACGAGACATATGACACCACAGGAGGCGAGGCCAGAGAGATCATCGAAGAGAGAAATATCGAGGTTGATTCCAGGGACGAGAATCTTGAGTCCTCTCTAAATCCTGAGCAAAGGTGTGCCTATGCCAAGATATTGTCAGCGGTTGACAGCGCTGAAGGAGGTGTCTTCTTTGTCGATGGCCCAGGAGGCACGGGGAAGACCTTTTTGTATAGGGCGCTCCTTGCCAAGGTCCGAGGCCAGAAGAAGATTGCTATCGCAACAGCGACGTCTGGCGTTGCCGCTTCCATTATGCCTGGAGGCCGAACCGCCCACTCAAGGTTCAAGATCCCACTGAACCTCGAAGATGGGTCATCGTGTAACTTCACAAAGCAAAGCGGGACAGCCAAGCTCTTAAGGATGGCGTCGCTCATCTTATGGGATGAGGCCACCATGACGAAGCGGCAGGCAGTTGAGGCATTGGACAACAGCATGCGTGACATAATGGGGCGACGGGACCTACCATTCGGCGGAAAGACTATCGTTTTTGGTGGAGATTTTAGGCAGGTGTTGCCTGTCGTAAGGAAGGGGTCACGGGCGGAGATAATAGACGCGGCCCTGCGGAGTTCATACCTCTGGAAGGGCATGCATCAGCTGCCGCTCGTCACCAACATGAGGGCCCATAGCGACAAATGGTTCGCAGATTACTTGCTGAGGGTAGGGAATGGCACCGAGGAAGCTGACATGGAAGGTAACATACGGCTCCCAGAGGATATATGTATACCATCTACGGACATGGATAAGGACGACCTAGAGAAGCTGATCGAGCATGTATTTCCTTCTTTAAGCGATAACATGGATGATCCAAACTACATGACTTCTAGAGCGATCCTCTCAACCAAAAATGACTATGTCGACGGTATAAACAAGATCATGATAAAACGTTTTAATGGCAAGGAGAAGATATACCACAGCTTTGACAGTGCAGAGGATGATCCGCATGGCTACTACGCTCAAGAGTTCCTACACTCGCTAACTCCTAATGGGCTGCCCCCCCACGAGCTTAAGTTGAAGATTAATTGTCCCGTTATACTCCTCAGGAACATTGATCCAGCGAACGGACTGTGTAACGGCACGAGGCTTGTCGTTCGGGGGTTCCAGAAGAACGCTatcgatgctgagatcgtgcttgGACAACACGCCGGCAACAG ACTCAGCTTTGGCATGACGATCAACAAGGCGCAAGGGCAGACCATCCCTACTGTCGGTGTTTACCTACCAGAACCCGTATTCTCCCATGGTCAGCTGTACGTCGCCTTGTCTAGAGCTACCGCAAAGGTAAACATTAAGATCCTCGTCGTAAAAAAAAAGGACAAGGGCAAGGAGATCGTCAATGGCCCATTAGGCAAAGGCAAAGCCAATGGCAGCGACCAGACCAATAATACCAAGAAGCGAAAAAGAGATGACTTG CTGGAACACTTCATATCTGAATGCCATAAGGCCCTCAATGGTGATGTTGAAACTTCTGGTCCTGACTGGCAACACATCTGA
- the LOC139835575 gene encoding uncharacterized protein — MEERCVTKSLSLRRRALESVRQRRAPRPSYRVTAASRVSGRVWRRWSAVGVGEWAPACRRRAVQVEDGCAGVGSGVHAPRRPGGGRPRGTGLRRAGAAPARQRTAARARLTSGATIMVGAETDIADALKELTGSDAMLVEEIDNSSTLDSRAFTQPEEVHLQTINSRHNKPKKENIHVMPEDYICTAEDLTVIKSIMSAPKLTQFVDIGDALLTNDDLSCLTRDDAFLPGDVVNAYIYCINAYDHLRDRADGKVYLNNTFAFEVLKKSEHRRAMKQRLQLYLKHDMVLFPINIPKTHWYLVVINAKKRLIQVLDSLGDAMSRSDLTLLLQGLEKHLKIASQMKDFDKGEKWKDLDVTKWPIVEQFQERVQTDGSSCGLFMLNFMEYWTGDILSDDFTQVCCLRVDLVIT, encoded by the exons ATGGAGGAGAGGTGCGTCACCAAATCCCTCTCCCTTCGACGCCGCGCCCTCGAATCCGTCCGTCAGCGCCGCGCACCTAGGCCTTCCTATCGGGTCACTGCGGCATCACGGGTGAGCGGGCGCGTCTGGCGCCGGTGGTCTGCAGTGGGCGTGGGGGAGTGGGCTCCGGCGTGCAGGCGCCGTGCAGTCCAGGTGGAGGACGGCTGCGCGGGAGTGGGCTCCGGCGTGCACGCGCCGCGCAGGCCAGGCGGAGGACGGCCGCGCGGGACTGGACTCCGGCGTGCAGGCGCCGCGCCGGCAAGGCAGAGGACGGCCGCGCGAGCGAGATTGACTAGCGGTGCTACG ATCATGGTTGGGGCGGAAACAGATATTGCTGATGCTCTGAAAGAACTCACCGGATCTGATGCGATGTTGGTAGAAGAGATAGATAACTCATCGACTTTAGACTCACGGGCTTTTACACAACCAGAAGAGGTGCATTTGCAGACAATCAATTCACGACATAATAAACCAAAGAAAGAGAACATACATGTTATGCCTGAAG ACTATATCTGCACTGCTGAAGATTTGACTGTTATTAAATCAATCATGTCCGCACCTAAATTAACCCAGTTTGTCGACATCGGTGATGCTTTATTAACCAATGATGACTTGAGTTGTCTTACACGTGATGATGCATTCTTGCCGGGCGAC GTTGTAAATGCATACATTTATTGTATAAACGCATATGATCATCTGCGGGATAGGGCAGATGGAAAGGTATATCTCAACAACACATTCGCCTTTGAAGTGCTGAAAAAATCAGAACATCGCCGTGCCATGAAACAACGGTTGCAACTTTATCTAAAGCATGACATG GTATTATTTCCAATAAACATTCCTAAGACTCACTGGTATTTAGTGGTCATCAATGCAAAAAAACGTTTGATACAAGTACTGGACTCACTTGGTGATGCAATGAGCCGGAGTGATCTCACTCTTTTG CTGCAGGGACTTGAGAAGCATCTGAAAATCGCATCCCAAATGAAAGACTTCGACAAAGGTGAAAAGTGGAAGGATCTTGATGTCACAAAATGGCCAATAGTAGAGCAGTTTCAAGAACGTGTGCAAACTGATGG CTCATCATGCGGGTTATTCATGCTTAACTTTATGGAATATTGGACAGGTGATATTTTGTCTGATGATTTCACTCAGGTATGTTGtttgagagtggatttggtgatcacATGA